GGCGAGGATGAAGTGCAGCGTCGGGAAGCGCTCGAAGACGCCCGCGTAGATCAAGCGCGCCGCGATCAGCCCGGTCTCCGACGGGTTCCCGAACAGGTTGAAGAGATAATACGGCTTCGCGCGTTCGCCGCCCAGCTCGTGGTGCGGGTGCATGAAGACGGGCACGTCGAGCTCGCAACAGGCGGCCCAGAAGACGTCCAGCGCGGGGTCGTCGAGCGGTGCGCCCGCGACGCTCGAGCCGATCTCGACGCCCCAGAATCCCAACTCTCGAACGGCCCGGCGCAACTCGGTGACGGCGTCGGCGGGCGACTGCAGCGGCACGGTCGCGAAGCCGGCCAGCTGATGCGGCGCCCGCGCGATCGTGGCGGCCAGCGCGTCGTTCCCGTCGCGGCAAATCGCGATGCCCAGCTCGGCGGGCGCGCGGTAGGCGAAGTAGAACGGCGGCAGGCACACGATCTGCCGGTCGATGCCCTGCTGCTTCGCCAGCGCGACCCGCGCGTCGAGATCGTACTGCAGCGGGAAGTAGGGCAGACGCGAGCGTTCGACGCTGTAGTCGCACACCAAGCGCGCCAGCTCGAGCACGCCCTCGTCCTTGCGGGCGTCGATCAAGCCGCGCGCGGTCAGTGCCGCGACGAACGCGTCAGGAAGGAAATGGGCGTGGCAATCGATGCAGATCGACATGGGCCTCCCTCTTGGGCTGGCCGGCGCGGGCCGCCCCCTTGACAGCGGCGACCCCCAGTGATTTTATCAAAAGATAAATAACCCTACGGCGGAGAGGGGGCGATCGCGACGGCACACGATCAGGCGACGGCCTTCGACGGGCGCGACCTGCGGCGAGCCTTCGGGATCTTCGCCACCGGGGTCACCATCATCACCACGCGCGACGCCGACGGCCAGCTCTACGGCTTGACGGCCAGCTCGTTCAACTCGGTCTCGCTCGAGCCGCCGCTGGTGCTGTGGAGCTTGGCGCGCGGCGCCGGCAGCTACCCGGCGTTCCGCGACGCGACGCACTTCGGCGTGAGCGTGCTGGGCGGCGAGCACCGCGCGCTCTCGCACCGCTTCGCGACGCCGCACCCCGACAAGTTCGCCGGCATCGAGTACACGCTGGGGCGCTTCGGCGTCCCGTTGCTGGCCGGCGCGGCGGCGCACTTCGAGTGCCGCATCGAGCAGCGCTACGAGGGCGGCGATCACGTCATCGTCCTGGGCCGCGTCGAAGCCTACGATTACGTCGACAAGCCGACGCTGCTCTTCTGGCGCGGCAAGTACCATACTGCGCACGAGCTACCCGACGAGGGCGAGGAGTCGTGATCGCGGCGCAGACGAGTGACGTCCGCGACGGGATGCGCATCGATTGGAACGTTCCGATCCCGATGGATGACGGCGTCGTGCTGCGCGCCGACGTCTTCCGGCCGCTCGACGAGCGGCCGGCGCCGGCGATCCTGAGCTACGGTCCGTACGCGAAAGGACTGGCGTTCCAAGACGGCTATCCGAGCGCGTGGAACCGGATGGCGGAGCAGCATCCCGACGTCACCGCCGGGTCGTCGAACCGCTACCAGAATTGGGAGGTCGTCGACCCCGAGAGGTGGGTCCCCGACGGCTACGTCTGCGTGCGCGTCGACTCGCGCGGCGCGGGCTGTTCGCCGGGCCATCTCGATCCGTGGTCCCCGCGCGAGACGCTCGACCTCGAGGCGTGCATCGCGTGGGCCGCGGCGCAGCCGTGGTGCGACGGCGCCGTCGGGCTCAACGGCATCTCGTACTACGCGATGAACCAGTGGACGGTGGCCGCGCGGCAGCCGCCGGCGCTGCGCGCGATCTGCGCGTGGGAGGGCGCGGCCGACTTCTACCGCGACGTCACCCATCACGGCGGGATCCTGTGCACGTTCGCCGCCAACTGGTACGACATGCAGGTGAAGACCGTGCAACACGGTGCGCACGGGGCGCGCAGCCGCGTCACCGGTCAGCCCGTGTGCGGTGAGGACGAGCTCGACGAGGAGCGGCTGTTGGAGAATCGCGTCGATTTCGGCGCCGACATCCGCGCGCACGCGCTCGACGACGACTACCACCGCTCACGTTCGCCCGACTGGTCGCGCGTGCGCGTCCCGCTGCTCTCGAGCGCGAACTGGGGCGGTCAGGGACTGCACCCGCGCGGCAACTTCGAGGCCTTCACCCGGGCGGCGTCGCCGGAGAAGTTCCTCGAGGTGCACGGGATCGAGCACTGGACGGAGTTCTACACCGCCTACGGCGTCGCGCTGCAGAAGCGCTTCTTCGCGCGCTACCTCAAGGGCGATCGCGCGGCCTGGGCCGGCCAGCCGCGCGTGCAGCTGCAGGTGCGCCACCTCGACCGCTTCATGCCGCGCGCCGAAGCGGAGTGGCCGCTGGCGCGCACGCGCTGGACGCGCGCCTTCCTCGATCTCGACGACCGCGCGCTGGTCGACGCGGCGCCGGGCCGCGCCGCGAGCGCGGCGTTCGAGGCGCTGGGCGAGGGCATCACCTTCGTGGCGCCGCCGCTGGCGCGCGAGACCGAGCTGACCGGGCCGCTGGCCGCGACGCTGTACGTCTCCTCGTCGACCAGCGACGCCGACCTGTTCGTGGTGCTGCGGGCGTTCTCACCGGACGACGACGAGGTCGTGTTCCAGGGCGCGATCGATCCGCACACGCCGCTGGCACAAGGTTGGCTGCGCGTCTCGCACCGCGCGCTCGATGCGGCGCTCTCGACGCCCGAGCGCCCGTACCATTCGCATGTCGCGCCGCAGCCGCTCCTCCCGAGCGAGATCGTCGAGGTGCAGGTCGAGCTGTGGCCGACCTCGATCGTGCTGCCGGCCGGGTACCGGTTGGCGCTGACCGTGCGCGGCAAGGACTACGAGTATCCCGGGCCCAGCGGCGGGCGGCTGTCGAACTTCAAGAACGAATTGCGCGGCTGCGGGCCGTTCTTGCACGACGATCCGCTCGATCGGCCGGCGAACGTCTTCGGCGGGACGACGACGCTGCACGCCGACGCCCGGCGCGCGCCGTTCGTGCTGTTGCCGGTGATCCCGGAGGAACGATGAGCGAGCTGGCCGAGGCCACCACCACCCGCGCGTTCGAGGTGCGCAATCCCGCCGACGGGACGCTGGTGGCGAACGTTGCCGCCGGCGGTGCCGCGGAGATCACCGCGGCGGTCGACGCGGCGGAGCGCGCCTTCACCGACGGCCGGTGGAGCGGCTTGCCGGTCCGCGAGCGCTTCCGTATCCTGACCGCGTTCGCCGACGCGATCGAGGCCGCGCTGCCCGAGCTGGCACGACTGGAGACGACCTGCACCGGTCGCCCGTTGCGCGAGATGCGCGCCCAGCTCGGGCGGCTGCCGGAGTTCTACCGCTACTTCGCCGCGGTCGCGCGCAGTGCCGAGGACACCGTCCCGCCGTTCGAGGGACCGTACCTCAACGTGGTGCGCCGCGTGCCGCTCGGCGTCGTCGGCCTGCTGACGCCGTGGAACCATCCGTTGCTGATCCTCACCAAGAAGCTCGCGCCGGCGTTGGCGGCCGGCAACACCGTCGTCTGCAAGCCCTCGGAGCTCACGCCGCTCACCACCCTCGAGCTGGCGCGCATCGCGCTGGCGGCCGGCGTCCCGCCGGGCGTGTTCAACGTCGTCACCGGGCTCGGTCCCGAAGCCGGCGCGGCGCTGGCCGGCGAACGGCGGTTGGCGAAGCTCGATCTCACCGGCGGCACCGAGACCGGTCGCGCGGTGGCGCGCATCGCCGGCGAGAACCTGGTGCGCTGCAACGCCGAGCTGGGCGGCAAAGCGCCGGTCATCGTGCTGCCCGACGCCGACCTCGACGTCGCGGCGGCGGGCGCGACGTTCGCCGCGTTCATCGCCAGCGGCCAGACCTGCATCGCCGGCGCGCGCGTCCTGGTGCACGAAGGCCAAGTCGAGGCGCTGCTCGAGCGCATGGTCGCGCGCGCGACGAAGCTCCGGCTCGGCGACCCGCTCGACCAGCGCACGCAAGTCGGGCCGCTCGTCTCCGAACGGCAACGCGCGCGCACCGAAGAGTACGTCGCCATCGGCGTTGCCGAAGGCGCGCGTATCGCCGCGGGTGGGAAGCGTCCCGACGATCCCGCGCTCGCACGCGGGTACTACTACGAGCCAACGATCTTGGCGGACGTACGGCCGCGCATGCGCGTCGCACAAGACGAGATCTTCGGGCCGGTCACGGTCGTCATCACCTACCGTGACCTCGACGACGCGGTGCACATCGCGAACGACGTGCAGTTCGGCCTGGGCGCGTCGATCTGGAGCGCGGACACCGCCGCGGCGCTGCGCTTGTCCGAGCGCCTCGACTGCGGCACGATCTGGATCAACGACCACCACCGCATCGATCCCGCGCTGCCGTGGGGCGGCATGAAGGACAGCGGCCTGGGCCGCGAAGCGGGCCTGGAAGGCTGGCGCGAGTACACGCAAACCAAGAGCGTCGTCGTCAACCTCGAACGGCCCGTCGACTGGTACGCGACCGACGAGTTCGTCCGGCTGAGCTGAGGCGGCGCGCCTAGCGGCGGCGGTCGGAGAGGGTCGTCGCGCGGTAGGGGAAGTCGACGAAGCCGCGCACGTCGGCGATCAGCTGCGGATCGTTCGGCCAGCGTGTTTCGACCAGGTAGAGCGCTTCGTCGATCCCCGCGGTGACGCCGCCGCACGACACGATCCCCTTGTCCTCGACGACGCGCGCGGTCCAGTGGTCCAGTCGGGATTCACGACCTCGACGCCGCACGCCGCCAGGTCGTTCACCAGGCCCGGATGGGTCGTCATCAGACGTCCTTGCGCCACGCCGGCGCCGACCAGGGCGAACGCGCCGGTGCAGACCGAGACGACCAGCGCGCCGCGCTCGAACTGGCGCCCGATCGGCGTGGTGAAGGCGGTGTTGTCTTTCTGCTGCATGACGCCGGTGCCGGGCTCGGTGTTGCCGCCGGCGACGATCAAGACGTCCGGCAGCGTCGTGCCGTCCCACGGCTGCACGCCGAGCGTCATCCCGTGGATTCCGGTGACGACGAATTGCGGCCCGGTCGGGCCGTGCAGCTCGACCGCACCGGCGCCGTCGACGGCGACGATCCGCAGATCGATCGTCGGGGCCGGCGGAGTACGTTGGCTCAGGTACCGGTTCGCGGTTTGCAAGACGGCGTACGGACCGACGACGTCGAGCTCGTCGCACTGCGCGTATGCGAGGAAGAAGATCGACGCCGGCGGCTCGTGCGCGCGCACCCTCAGGGTTGTCTCTTCAAGGGCGTGCCGTGCATCGGCATGTCCATGTGGCCGGGCGGCGGCGGATGGAGGCGGTCCTTCACGACCTCGACGTTCGCCATCATGCCGGCATCTTCGTGGTCCAGGATGTGACAGTGCAGCACGAACTCGCCGGTGTAGCGGGCGTAGTGCGTGCGCAGCGTGACGTCGTAGCCGTCCTCGATGAAGAGCGTGTCGCGGAAGACGTGGTAGAGACTGCAGTACTGGTCGGCCAGGTGGTGCGCGTCCGCGACCACCAGCGGCGTGCACTGCCCGGTCTGCGGATCGAAGATCGACTTCTTGAGCGTCGTCCCGTTCTTGAGGTGAAAGACGCGCTGGATGTCCATGATCTCGAACGGGTTGATGTGGATGTGGAAGATGTGCGGTTCGGCTTGCGGCGTCTCTTGGATCGCCACGTCCCAGTCGTCGGTCGTGCCGAGCTGGCGAATCAAGGCGGGCTGCACGCTGTCGGGCTGATAGGCGATGCCGTTGACGCCGAAGCCGTTGGGCTGGATGACCGGACCTTGGCTGTTGAAGTCGATCCCGAAGTAGGCGGTCGGCTTGGGCAGCAGCTGCGGATGCGGCGGCGCGAGCGCGACGAACGGCGCGAACGGCGTGAGGTTGCCGAGCCGAACGCCGGCGCGCACCGCCGGCGGCAGGTCGGGGTTGGCGGCCGCGATCGCGTTGAGGATGTAGGTTGCGGGGTCGCCGGTGACCGGATGGCCGCCGGCGACGTGAACGTAGGCGAGCAGCTGCGGGATCGAGGGACCGTTCCCGCCGTTCCCCGACGTCGCTCCCGTCTTCGGGTTGACGATGACGCGTTCGCCGGGCGGTGCGGCCTGGTCGAGCAGACAGTAGTCGCCCGCGCTGGGGAACGCCACGAGGATGTCGCTGCGATAGCCCGGCTGCAGGTAGTTCGAGGCCACCGGACCGACGACTTGCGAGATGCCCGGCGCGCGCAGCTTGATCGTGTTGACGTGCGTGCGGGTCAGGCCGTCGTCGGCGATCTCGACCTGCGGCACGACGGCGGACGGGGTCGCGCGGCAGACCTGCTCGACGATCGCGGCTTGCTGCACGCGCGTCTTGCCGGCGAGCGCGTTCAGCAACGACGCCCGCGGGGCGCCGCCGTTGGCCGTCAGGGCCGGCGACATGCGCAGCACCTGCACGTTGATCGTGTCGTGGACGCCGGCGTGGACGAAGCGCCAGCGCTGGATCGCGCCCGCCGCGACGGTGATCGTCGGCTGCACGATGCCGTTGATGCTGGTGAACCGGCCGTTGGTGTCCCAGATCGTCGCCGAGAAGAGCTGGGAGTTGAAGTTCTCGACGACGCCCTTGGTGATGCGCCCGGGCTGCTGCGAGGTGTAGCTGCACGACCACGGCGCGTTGGCCGAGGGCGGCGGCGAGGACGATTGCGTGTCGGCCGTCGTGTAGAGCCCTTGCGTGGTGATCAGGTTGTCGTACGGGCCGGTGGGTGCCGGCGTCGTTCCGGGCGCCGGCGGCGGCGTCGCGGCCGGTTGCCAGAAGCAGCCGTAGGCGATCTGCTGCAGCTCGAAGACGGTGTCGGGGAACGGCACGTGCTGCGCGTCGTGCAGGATCGTGTCGACGTCGACGATGCCGCCGTTTTGCGCGCGGTGCGCCCAGTCGCGGTCGCCGCGCACGATCAGGACGCCCGCGTCGGCGCTCGACACGCCGACGGCGGTCGAGCCGTGCATGTGGGCGTGGTACCAGAACGTCCCGGCCGGATGATCGGCGGGCAGCGCGATCTCGACCGGATACGGCGCCTTGCGCGGCGGCATCGAGCGCAGCACGTTGTCGCTGATCCCCGAGGGCGAGACGTGCAGCCCGTGCGTGTGGAGATTGGTCGTGTTGAAGCAGCCCACGCCGACCGGCAGGAGCAGATACGGCGCCGGCGTCGCGCCGCACGTCGGATCGTCGGCCGAGAGCTCGTTGTGGACCGCGACGTGGAGCGTGTCGCCGGGCCGCACGGTGAGCAGCGGCGAGGTCAGGCAGCCGCTGTACGTGCGCAGCTCGAGGTCGTCGGTCGACTGCGTGGTCGGGTTGTTGATCCGCGCCGCGACGCGTTCGAGCGGCAAGTCGACGTAGACGTCGTGGCCGCCGGGCGCGATGCGCTCGGGCCCCGGCTGACAGGCCGACACGACGTTGGCGGCGCCGAGCGTCGGCGGCGCGGCGCGTCCGTTGGGAAAGCGCGGGACCGATGCGAACGGCGGGCTCACGGCGGCCGCCGCCTGCGCCGGCGGCGTGCGCTGACCGGCGACCTGCACGAACGCGACGCCGGCGGCCAGCCCGGCGGTCCCGGCAAGGAGGAGGGCGCGGCGCGTCAGCGCGCGCGAAAAGAGCCGAAACAGCATGCCAACACCCGTTGCCTCTGAAGACGAGAGAAGCAGCCGTTCGCAGGCACCGTGGCGGAACCCTTGGTTGCTTCGAGCACGGCCGGGACGCTCGCGCGGCGAAAGGGCGCCGCATGGCGATCACGTTCGGCCGCGTCGTCCCCGTGCTGCGCATCTTCGATGAGGCGAAGGCGCGCGAGTTCTACCTCGGCTGGCTCGGCTTCACGGTCGACTTCGAGCACCGCTTCGACCCGGGCGCGCCACTCTACATGGGCGTCTCGCGCGGCGGATTCACCATCCACCTGAGCGAGCACCACGGCGATGGTTCGCCCGGCGCGCGGGTACGGATCGAGACGAGCGGCGTCGAGGAACTGCAGCGCGAGCTGATCGCCAAGGGCTACCGCTACGGGCGCCCGGGCGTCGTGCGCGAAGAGTGGGGCGAGCTCCGCGTCACCGCGCACGACCCGTTCGGCAACCAGCTGCACTTCGTCGAGCGCGTCGGCTGACGCGCCGAGCCACCGACGGAAAGAGAGATCGAGACGAATGGAACGAGACCGCGACGGCGTCCCTTTTCAGGACGATTTCACGGAAAACCGTGGTCCCAGCGGCGCCCAGCTCGAC
The Candidatus Sulfotelmatobacter sp. genome window above contains:
- a CDS encoding amidohydrolase family protein, with amino-acid sequence MSICIDCHAHFLPDAFVAALTARGLIDARKDEGVLELARLVCDYSVERSRLPYFPLQYDLDARVALAKQQGIDRQIVCLPPFYFAYRAPAELGIAICRDGNDALAATIARAPHQLAGFATVPLQSPADAVTELRRAVRELGFWGVEIGSSVAGAPLDDPALDVFWAACCELDVPVFMHPHHELGGERAKPYYLFNLFGNPSETGLIAARLIYAGVFERFPTLHFILAHAGGTLPWIAGRLDHGYRVRPETKTIPRPPSSYLRQLFFDTITHDTALLGTLVERVGASQVVVGTDRPFDMGIDDPRGLIAALPGLDDTQREAILGGNARGFLSRAHDLQESAR
- a CDS encoding flavin reductase family protein, with amino-acid sequence MFATGVTIITTRDADGQLYGLTASSFNSVSLEPPLVLWSLARGAGSYPAFRDATHFGVSVLGGEHRALSHRFATPHPDKFAGIEYTLGRFGVPLLAGAAAHFECRIEQRYEGGDHVIVLGRVEAYDYVDKPTLLFWRGKYHTAHELPDEGEES
- a CDS encoding CocE/NonD family hydrolase, with translation MIAAQTSDVRDGMRIDWNVPIPMDDGVVLRADVFRPLDERPAPAILSYGPYAKGLAFQDGYPSAWNRMAEQHPDVTAGSSNRYQNWEVVDPERWVPDGYVCVRVDSRGAGCSPGHLDPWSPRETLDLEACIAWAAAQPWCDGAVGLNGISYYAMNQWTVAARQPPALRAICAWEGAADFYRDVTHHGGILCTFAANWYDMQVKTVQHGAHGARSRVTGQPVCGEDELDEERLLENRVDFGADIRAHALDDDYHRSRSPDWSRVRVPLLSSANWGGQGLHPRGNFEAFTRAASPEKFLEVHGIEHWTEFYTAYGVALQKRFFARYLKGDRAAWAGQPRVQLQVRHLDRFMPRAEAEWPLARTRWTRAFLDLDDRALVDAAPGRAASAAFEALGEGITFVAPPLARETELTGPLAATLYVSSSTSDADLFVVLRAFSPDDDEVVFQGAIDPHTPLAQGWLRVSHRALDAALSTPERPYHSHVAPQPLLPSEIVEVQVELWPTSIVLPAGYRLALTVRGKDYEYPGPSGGRLSNFKNELRGCGPFLHDDPLDRPANVFGGTTTLHADARRAPFVLLPVIPEER
- a CDS encoding aldehyde dehydrogenase, translating into MSELAEATTTRAFEVRNPADGTLVANVAAGGAAEITAAVDAAERAFTDGRWSGLPVRERFRILTAFADAIEAALPELARLETTCTGRPLREMRAQLGRLPEFYRYFAAVARSAEDTVPPFEGPYLNVVRRVPLGVVGLLTPWNHPLLILTKKLAPALAAGNTVVCKPSELTPLTTLELARIALAAGVPPGVFNVVTGLGPEAGAALAGERRLAKLDLTGGTETGRAVARIAGENLVRCNAELGGKAPVIVLPDADLDVAAAGATFAAFIASGQTCIAGARVLVHEGQVEALLERMVARATKLRLGDPLDQRTQVGPLVSERQRARTEEYVAIGVAEGARIAAGGKRPDDPALARGYYYEPTILADVRPRMRVAQDEIFGPVTVVITYRDLDDAVHIANDVQFGLGASIWSADTAAALRLSERLDCGTIWINDHHRIDPALPWGGMKDSGLGREAGLEGWREYTQTKSVVVNLERPVDWYATDEFVRLS
- a CDS encoding DJ-1/PfpI family protein, yielding MRAHEPPASIFFLAYAQCDELDVVGPYAVLQTANRYLSQRTPPAPTIDLRIVAVDGAGAVELHGPTGPQFVVTGIHGMTLGVQPWDGTTLPDVLIVAGGNTEPGTGVMQQKDNTAFTTPIGRQFERGALVVSVCTGAFALVGAGVAQGRLMTTHPGLVNDLAACGVEVVNPDWTTGPRASSRTRGSCRAAASPRGSTKRSTWSKHAGRTIRS
- a CDS encoding multicopper oxidase domain-containing protein → MLFRLFSRALTRRALLLAGTAGLAAGVAFVQVAGQRTPPAQAAAAVSPPFASVPRFPNGRAAPPTLGAANVVSACQPGPERIAPGGHDVYVDLPLERVAARINNPTTQSTDDLELRTYSGCLTSPLLTVRPGDTLHVAVHNELSADDPTCGATPAPYLLLPVGVGCFNTTNLHTHGLHVSPSGISDNVLRSMPPRKAPYPVEIALPADHPAGTFWYHAHMHGSTAVGVSSADAGVLIVRGDRDWAHRAQNGGIVDVDTILHDAQHVPFPDTVFELQQIAYGCFWQPAATPPPAPGTTPAPTGPYDNLITTQGLYTTADTQSSSPPPSANAPWSCSYTSQQPGRITKGVVENFNSQLFSATIWDTNGRFTSINGIVQPTITVAAGAIQRWRFVHAGVHDTINVQVLRMSPALTANGGAPRASLLNALAGKTRVQQAAIVEQVCRATPSAVVPQVEIADDGLTRTHVNTIKLRAPGISQVVGPVASNYLQPGYRSDILVAFPSAGDYCLLDQAAPPGERVIVNPKTGATSGNGGNGPSIPQLLAYVHVAGGHPVTGDPATYILNAIAAANPDLPPAVRAGVRLGNLTPFAPFVALAPPHPQLLPKPTAYFGIDFNSQGPVIQPNGFGVNGIAYQPDSVQPALIRQLGTTDDWDVAIQETPQAEPHIFHIHINPFEIMDIQRVFHLKNGTTLKKSIFDPQTGQCTPLVVADAHHLADQYCSLYHVFRDTLFIEDGYDVTLRTHYARYTGEFVLHCHILDHEDAGMMANVEVVKDRLHPPPPGHMDMPMHGTPLKRQP
- a CDS encoding glyoxalase superfamily protein, whose protein sequence is MAITFGRVVPVLRIFDEAKAREFYLGWLGFTVDFEHRFDPGAPLYMGVSRGGFTIHLSEHHGDGSPGARVRIETSGVEELQRELIAKGYRYGRPGVVREEWGELRVTAHDPFGNQLHFVERVG